The Scylla paramamosain isolate STU-SP2022 chromosome 30, ASM3559412v1, whole genome shotgun sequence DNA window ACAACCAGGACAAAGAGGTCTTCTGCAAGAATTTACACTCTCCGTCAGCACCCTAGAACAACATCTGAATCTCCCACAAATGCCACTGAGAAACACCACAGCACACGCAGTATGGAACGAGATGCAAACTCTCGTTACACTGCCTAGCCTACATCTGGCAAACTTCAGAGGGTAGATTTGTTCCAAGAGCTGTGGCAGCAACGTCTTCCCCCATCTGTGAGAGCCGCCCTTCACGAAGCCGACAGCAGTCATATGGAAGACCTCATAAAGAAAGCAGACAATCTGATCAATGCTGCAAGAGCATCTTGCATCCAAGACACCATTTGCCCTGCCTTAGTTGAGGGCATCTCCAACACCAACGGTGCAAGACCCACTGGTCGAAGATGGCTGCCCAACGACCAAACCCACGAAAGAAGACCATGAATGTCCGATCTAAAACTATCCCATGAActgtgctactactattacaagttCAGGACTGAAGCTCACAAATACATCCCAGGTTGccagtggagaaaaaaaattctaacaAGGCCGCCACTGACCACGGCGGTGGCCTCTTCAGATCTCAAACCTGGAAATATCAATGCGCTCCATTCCCTGGCCTTGGGTTTTTTCGTCACAGACGTCTTATCTTGCCGCGAGTTTCTGGTGGACACAGGCACCTTCCGTTTCCTATTTCCAGCCACAGCAGAGGACAGACACCGCCCCTTGACACATCAGTCACCAATCAAGCTCAAAAGTCAGTTACGGTATTGTATTCCAATTAAATCATGTTGCATTTCATATTAGTATTGTTTGTAACATTAGATAATACTATCATAATTTGTATAGGGTTGATAGTATTACCTATATGTTTAGCAATCTGTATTGATATGTTCAGTCACTCAATAAACGGCTTCAGATCCAAGAGGTACTATCAATCGACCCTTACAAGTGTACACAACAAGAATCCACCACTGTTGTCACGGTCGGGCCAGTTTGGCTAGTGGGagtgaggcacacacacacggcacctGTCTGAACTCAGCATACtactgagaggaggaagggacaacAAAACACAGGCTCACGTCTTAGAATTTATACAAATCGTAGTTATGATTCTAAACATTGACACTCATTGTACTATGTAGCTTCCTTTACtatatacataatacataaaatATCACTTTCACATAGCACacggatggaaaagaaaagagagacgtCCATGTATGAAGGTTGATTTAGCAGCATGGCTAGAGGTAAACCACCATACTTGCCCCACCTTGAACGGACTTCTTGCTCTTCAGAGCAGGAAATCCGTTCAAGGTGTGGCAGATTCTGGAATTCTGACAGTTCGTCCGCCAATTATCAGATGAACAGTCTTCTGTCTCCCTTCGcacctgtttatctctctctctctctctctctctctctctctctctctctctctctctctctctctctctctctctctctctctctcatatatatatatatatatatatatatatatatatatatatatatatatatatatatatatatatatatatatatatatatatatatatatatatatatatatatatatatatattttttttttttttttttttatgtaggaaggatactggccaagggcaacaaaaatctaataaaaaaaaggcccactgaaatgccagtcccttaaaagggtcaaaacagtggtcaaaaattggtggataagtgtcttgaaacctccctcttgaaggaattcaagtcataggaaggtggaaatacagaagcaggcaaggagttccagagtttaccagagaaagggatgaatgattgagaatactggttaactcttgcgttagagaggtggacagaataggggtgagagaaagaagaaagtcttgtgcagcgaggccgcggaaggaggggaggcatgcagttagcaagatcagaagagcagttggcatgaaaatagcggtagaagacagctagatatgcaacattgcggcggtgagagaggggctgaagacagtcagttagaggagaggagttgatgagacgaaaagcttttgattccaccctgtctagaagagcagtatgagtggaacccccccagacatgtgaagcatactccatacatggacggataaggcccttgtacagagttagcagctgggggggtgagagaaactggcggagacgtctcagaacacctaacttcatagaagctgttttagctagagatgagatgtgaagtttccagttcagattataagtaaaggacagaccgaggatgttcagtgtagaagagggggacagttgagtgtcattgaagaagaggggatagttgtctggaagattgtgtcgagttgatagatggaggaattgagtttttgaggcattgaacaataccaagtttgctctgccccaatcagaaattttagaaagatcagaagtcaggcgttctgtggcttccctgcgtgatatgtttacctcctgaagggttggacgtctatgaaaagacgtggaaaagtgcagggtggtatcatcagcataggagtggataggacaagaagtttgatttagaagatcattaatgaataataagaagagagtgggtgacaggacagaaccctgaggaacaccactgttaatagatttaggagaagaacagtgaccgtctaccacagcaacaatagaacggtcagaaaggaaacttgagatgaagttacagagagaaggatagaaaccgtaggagggtagtttggaaatcaaagctttgtgccagactctattaaaggcttttgatatgtccaaggcaacagcaaaagtttcaccaaagtctctaaaagaggatgaccaagactcagtaaggaaagccagaagatcaccagtagagcggccttgacggaacccatactggcgatcagatagaaggttgtgaagtgatagatgtttaagaatcttcctgttgaggatagattaaaaaactttagataagcaggaaattaaagcaataggacggtagtttgagggattagagcggtcaccctttttaggaacgggttgaatgtaggcaaacttccagcaagaaggaaaggtagatgttgacagacagagctgaaagagtttgactaggcaaggtgcaagcacggaggcacagtttcggagaacaataggagggaccccatcaggtccataagccttccgagggtttaggccagcgagggcatggaaaacatcattacgaagaattttaatacgtggcatgaagttgtcacaGTTTGTGGTTCACTGCGGATTGTCTGTCTTCACTTGTTTTATATAGTCATTTGCGAAGAGCTTCGCAAATCTTACCCATATCGTGGTGTCCATATTGGGAAACTGAACATATAACCTGTGATACTTGCAAACCCCACCTGTGGCACACCACCCTAGACATCAACAAAGAGGACTCAGACTATGAGTGGGAAGAACCCACCCATTCCAACGACGATGAAGGGCTTCAAGATCTTCCCGAGAACATACCTAATATGGACGAGAGCCAATCTCCCCCGCCTCCTGGAAGCACTCAGGAGCTTCCCTGGATCAGTGACTGGGACTGCGGAGTTCCTGAGCGAGTGGGAGCCGACGATCATGGTCTACCAACTGGACATACCGAACAACTACAACATCGAGATTCAAAATGTGAGCTCGAAGGAAATAAGGGCAAAACTGGCAACTCTTCTGATAAACCTCAAGAAGCAGAACATCATCTCGCCAAGAGAAGGCGCCATATTGCAAATGACACACAAGACGGATGTGTACCTGCATCTCCAAAACAATCCAGAAGCTGCATTGAAAGCCCTAATAAGCGGATACCGCTCAGACCAAGAAACCTTTTCAACGACTTCAACGAACATCAAGACGGACcacaagatgaaggaaaggcTACACCTACCACTCCCAGTGATATCAAAGGAAGACGAACTCCTAGCTCAAGCCTTAACAGAATTCGAAAAGCCAAGAACACCCCCCTTACACCCCTGAAGAGCACTCCCCAGAAACGTCCCCATCCCGACCAACTCCAACAACTCCTCCATCAAATTCAACTGGACAAGTGGGAGGAACTGCCACTGTCAACACctccagaaaaaagaaaacactcctccgaaagaaaaacgaaggaaaatagaCCCGAATCTGACAACGTACGTGAAGGGACTTCCAGCGGACAATACCAAATGGACGCCGGGGGATTGGATGAGAGCCAAGCTGATCAACAAACACCGTTCTACACATTCATCATCAGAGAACGACCAACCCCAAGACAACGAGGAAGAGCCCCAGACTTCACCTGTGCGGATCACGGTGACCACTGGCACATCACGTTCCAGTCCGCCAAGAGCAACGTAGTTGAAACACCATCTGCAACTTTCTGGGACTTGGAAGTGAAGCCCGCCTCGAAGCAAGCGCAAGCACAACTCTCATCAAGGCTCTCAAAAACTGGATTCTCTATCTTATCCGATACGGACTGGATAGACTTCAGTATTTTGGTTCTCTGCATCCCACATTCAGAGCCATCATCAACTACTTCAAGAACAATCGAGTTAGTGGAGACGATGTAGATGGACCATGCCCCTATATGTCTCACAAAAGGACAACAAGAGCAGTCCAACAACACTTCAAGGACAAAGAATATGATTTTATACATAATCTACTCCAAGAAAAACAAGTCTACACATTGAAACAACTCCTCCAACACATGACAGAGGAAGAATTCAGAGTGATGTGGATCACTCTAGGAAATggatacaaagaaaaaataaggaatatcCTGCAACACCAAAACCAACTGAGACGTCAAGTCAACAACACAAGACCCATCATGATGCAACTGAATGACGCCTGCACACACAACCACAAAATAGAAAATGTGGAATGGATCTACAATCTCTTTGCTGCAAATGGCATAGATATCTCTGAATTCTTCGCCTGGTTCACCATCATAGGAGACAAAAAACTGCAGAAAATCAACAATCTAGTGCTCAAAGGACcaacaggaacaggaaaaacactgaCATTGGCAACACTGCTCCACAAACTAAACACTGGAACCATTACAAGAGGTGCTGATACCAACCAGTTCCATCTTCAAAACCTACTCTCAAGGAACTTTGGACTCTTTGAAGAACCAAGAATCAGTGTGGCTACAGTAGATGAATACAAACTGCTTCTAGAAGGTTCACAATTCGAAATCAATGTCAAGAATTCTGACATGGAACAACTGCATCGCATTCCCATCCTCATCTCTACCAACAGAGACATCGATTACTGGGTCCCACCAGCAGACGGACAAGCCCTCCAATCACGATGCAAGACATTCGAACtctcaaaagaaataaaaggcatGAGCGACAGGGCAGTGCTTCAGACAGGGCTGGATCCCCCACCAGGACACATCTCACTGGACGACTTCCTATACatctacagagagagaaaggaagaaatcgACAAACATGTCAGGGTAAGTATAAGTGCAAACTCAttactaaaacaaacaaaccataaTAATTAATACAACAAAGAAACTAATTATTATACTTCTCTCTTACAGACCATATGCGACACCGACTCAAACACGGCTGAAGAGAGCAAAAAGAGGAGCCGACGCGATGGAGAgtgaggaaaacgaggaggcaCACAACAGCAACTGGGACACTAGAGCTGACCTGATCTTGCCCTTCAAGCAGGACTCCATCAACTGCACCATTCAACAGCGTCGTTACATAGAAATCGACGCCATTCCAAACTCAGAAAGCTGCTAGTAGACATATGGTGATATGATCATTTATGGATAATTCACGTCATTGTATAACCACTGCTGATCTTCTTGCTCTTctgttcccccctcctcctcttgctgctgaTGTACTCCCTCTCCGTCTTTTTCCCTGGTCCCCATCTATGAAAAAGAAATTGTAAAGTTTTGTTAACTTCTGTAAATTGCCAACTTCATCTATGAAACAAAGCAATTCATGAGCAAAGATGTATGAGAAACAAACCTGTTCATCACATGAtggttgctgttgctgctgttgtaccACATCTCCGTCTTTTCCCCTGGACCCcatctataaaaaaaagaatttgtAACGTTTTGTTCACTTTTGTAGTATAAAGGACTCAACTTCATCTATGAAACAAAGCAATTCATGAGCAAAGATGTACGAGAAACAAACCTGTTCATCCCATGATGGTTGTTcttggtactgctgctgctgctgttgtaccCTGTCTCCGTCTTTTTCCCTGGACCCCATCTATGTAAAAGAAATTGTAACGTTTTGTTCATTTTCGTAAATTGCCAAGCCAAATAATGACTCAGCTTCATCTATGAAACAAAGCAATTCATGAGCAAAGATGTACAAGAAACAAACCTGTTCATCCTATGatggttgctgctgctgctgttgtaccCCGTCTCCGTCTTTTTTCCCTGGACCCCatctataaaaaagaaattgtaACGTTTTAGCGCTGCTTTGCTTTGCTTGCGTTAGCGCTGCTGTTGCAAGAGAAGTGGCTTATTGTGTACAGAACGGTGCAAGCATGGGCATCAATCAAGAAACTGCCGTTAATTCTAAATgttgcaataaatgaaaaataaagttacAGACGGGGCACATGAAGTCAAGGCtggcgggaagggaaggggaacacCACCTGAATGTATTGCCTTGGCCTTCGCTGTGGCTCACTGACACGGTTTAGcttagggagaaagagagagagggtgggatggCAGTGGGTGGGCAAGAGATAGCAGCGACGGTGAaagtggagtagtagtagtacggcAGTGTGCCCAAAGACTGTGCCTGAGTTTGTAGGAGTGACAGGTGCCTGTGTCAGTGAGGagaatgaacagacagacagacatagagaaAGACGTGCAGGTTGCCTGTGTGTGCTGGGCGATGCATCActgttctctctcctcattcatcTTTACTGTGTAGCCCGATAATACAGCGGTGCCTTAAGTGACAAGTGTTTATATTTCCCCTGCCTAAGCCTTCTTAAGTGTCTATGATTCTGTCAAGTAGTAACCCCTATAACACAACAAACGGACCCGTGGTAAGTTTTCGTGTGTTTAGCACGTCCAGCCACGCCCCTAGACTTCTCCCGCtaaatgatgtgtgtgtaatgaaacaGGTATAGAGATCTGAGAACGTAGTTACTCAAACCGTGAGCTAAGtacagtgagaaaaaaatggtcTGAGAAGTACcggaatatttattttatggatGTCGAGAGGGAGAGAATCAATGAAGGTTGTGGGATTAGGGCGGCTGGCAGCATGGTTGGTATAGCCCCACtctgggagaagggaggagcggAATGCATGGAGGACACATTGGGGAGTAGTGAAAGCATCTATCTGATGAAGGAGAGCGAGTCAGGGGTGACAGAGTATGGGTGGAAACCCGCCGAGAACAAGAAACATATTATTGTAGATGGCACTACCGATTCTATAAATAACTCATTGTGCCGTCTTATTGTAGCATAGGCGCAGTAGCGACACCAAAGTGTCGTATTAACTAACCCTTAACAGGCTAAAACCTACAAAAGTTCATCAGAACCCATGGAATTCAAATTCTACAACGGCAATCAGAATGCTAGCAATCTCAGTGGATCCACACTTACATTATTGAAAATttaaattgaaaggaaaaatgaaacaaatgcATACCGACTTTCATTgacaaaaactaagaaaagtCAAATTCGTCATCATTACAATCTCTTCTAGAGTCCAGCGATGCcgctacttttgttgttgcagtCATTTTAGTAGACGTTTTCTGAGATTTCACAGCTACCTCTTTagtttcatcttcctccttttctctctttctcttcattctttcctctttcatctcctctatTTCGTAGTCTTCTTCAAGAAGCAAATCTTTggcagaaaaacacaaaaacatgtCTAGTTCGTACTTCTTGCCCTTTTTAATAACCTTCCCTTCGACCTCTTCATTGTCGTTGTCCATAATGTTGAACACCGCCTGCTCGTCCTTGCTCTTATTGCCGAAGGCCGAGTAGTAGTCTCCGCACACCACAGCCGACTTGATTGAAGAGATAAACTGATAAATGTTCACCTCCTTGTAGTTTGAAGCACTAAAACTGAACCCGTTTAGGTTGTAAACTACAGAGTAGaatgtctttttgttaatgCCCATCAGGAAAGCCAAGTTCATGTTTTCCAGGCAGTACTGGGCGtactttctcatcatcattctaGACTCTTTGGAAGCACTGACCAAAGAGATGCCGGGGTTTGTAGTCGTATCACTCTTCTTGTAGTGCTCTAGCACTTTGGCAATCAGGGGGCTGTTTATCAGCTCACCAATGTCCATCATGAGATCAGCCACTTTGTTCTTAAACACCTCCATTGTTACCATTGGGTGATGCTCACTACAATCGATCTCTTTGTTGCGTTCGTTGATGCGCATGGGCAGCGTGGCGATCCTAGCAGTGTACTCCCTAAATTCGAACTCCTCAGAGTTGCCGGCTTGCATGGAATTAATGGCCTTGATCCCCTGAATGGTAAACTTATCGCATTTAAAGTGCGTCTTGAAGCCAGGGCATCTCATTGACAGAACGTTGTTGCAAAACATTTCATGGAGTCCCGCTGACAGATAGCACTTATTGAAAGTGCCGAGAGTGTTAGGTCACAAGATAGGTAATTGTACATCTTGGTTATAGACTGAGGAAGTTTAAACTTCTTTCCTGTAGTCTTGCAAGCAATCTCGTGAATCTGTTTCTCCAGTTTGTCCACCCATAGGAAGTTAGGTGGGATGACACGATGTCTGTTGTGTCTTTGCCTGGCAGTGTCTGGCTCATACTTGGGACCCATCTTGGCCCTTGCGTTATCTTCCCTCACCTTGTCTGCCCAAGCCGAGCAGTCGCAGTAGTTTCGGCACTCGCAGTTGGTCTTGTCCAATCTAAACCTGCAGTTGGTAAAGGCGGCATTGGAAATATTCATCTCTGACCCATACTCGTACTTGTTGTTGGTGCCCGCCAACAGATGGATGCGCTTCGACATGTTTCTCAGGCGCAAGCAGACCAAGTTGACAAAGAGACCGATAGCCACCCTGTATAGATTGACCAGATTGGACATGATCATGTTGACAGCCGCTCCAAAAAGATGTTGAAGCAAGTGGCTTGATTGTCCCTGATAAATTCAGTATCATCGAGCTCGATAGAGTTTTCAACCTCCTCGCATTTGGCGTTTAAGAACCGCACCATGTCTTCCATCAGTTTGCTGTTTTCGTATCCTTTACAGGGCGCCAGAGCGACCAGCGAGTCCATAATATCATAGACAGACTCTTTCTTGTTGCAGACGAACATGTTCTCAGTGGCAGCTGCAGCAGCGCCCTTCTCTTTACCGTCGCTGTCACCGGTACCCGTATTGTGGTTGTTGTTAGTTTTGATCAAAGCCAATACAATGTCAACATTATCtccactgttgctgctgctctttaGTGCATCATCCAAGCCAGCCTCAGTCGACACTTTGCTGTTGTCAAACTTGGGCATGTCCATTCGGCTATTATTGATAACGGCACTCAGATCGGACGCGTTGGTGTTATCGTCAAACTTTTTTTGGTTCTTGCCTCCGTAGCCATACATCTCAAGGCACTGAGCACCCCTGATAGCCAGCACCGACATGTATAGTTCCACGCAGCTGTCCTAGACTCAAACTTGACGTTGAACGCCTTGGGTCTTGTAGTGCACTACATCAACTTGGTATAGGTATCTCTAAAGTTGGTTTCTAGGTAGGCGAAACACTTTTCCATATGCTCTGGCCTGACCATGTGTTTAACTTCCATGCTGGACCAATAAGTGGACGTCTCAGGATTGATGCTCACCTCACTCACGCCAGTACTGGTGATCCTGAGGTCGACCACGTTGGCGTATGCCTGATTGAAAAAGTAGTGGAAGATGTTAAATTGTATGCAAGCCAGCTGGCGAATGTAGAATCTAAAGTACAGCGTCCCATTCACTCTGTCAGCGTAGTCCTTGGAAGCACTTATGTCGACCGAGATGCCCTCATGGTAAAATTACTCTAAAAGCTCTTCTGAAGGCTTGGACCAAGGAGCAATCGAACCCGCTGGGACTGCCAATCTGTCGTTGTTGCTCTCTGATAGCCGCGAAGAGAGTACAGCGTGCAGCATGCTCTTGATGTGGGCGTCTTCATCTTCAATTTTTTGCTTATTCTTCAAGCTAAACTTATCTTCCATGTCATCTTTCTTTGCGTCATCGCCCAAACTGCagccaccgctaccaccaccggCGCCACCCATTGTCTGGAGCAACAGGTCGTTGTTGCCTCCATTGACTCCCAAGCCAGCCAATTCCAAgttctttttcttaatgttgatGTTTATCTTGAGGTTACCCTCGGTTAggacatttcccttccttttgttcAGACAGTGGACGAGCTCTTGTATCTGCTCCGCACTCAAGAATTTGAAGCGCATCATTGTTCTTTTTGGCAACCTTAGAGAATATTATTGCAAAGTAGTTGGGGGCCCCGCTAGCTGAAGGTCCAGACAACACTTCTCAAAGAGGACCTGAAGAGATATCTTCTAGAACAAGCAATTTATTGTTGCTTGATTCTCTCTGTCCAGCGAAGACGTAACAATGTCTTTAGTGATGGAGACTTTGAAACCTAATGTGCTGATCCTCTACAGCCTTGGGGGGTTTAT harbors:
- the LOC135116025 gene encoding uncharacterized protein LOC135116025 — translated: MTEEEFRVMWITLGNGYKEKIRNILQHQNQLRRQVNNTRPIMMQLNDACTHNHKIENVEWIYNLFAANGIDISEFFAWFTIIGDKKLQKINNLVLKGPTGTGKTLTLATLLHKLNTGTITRGADTNQFHLQNLLSRNFGLFEEPRISVATVDEYKLLLEGSQFEINVKNSDMEQLHRIPILISTNRDIDYWVPPADGQALQSRCKTFELSKEIKGMSDRAVLQTGLDPPPGHISLDDFLYIYRERKEEIDKHVRRAKRGADAMESEENEEAHNSNWDTRADLILPFKQDSINCTIQQRRYIEIDAIPNSESC